One Ursus arctos isolate Adak ecotype North America unplaced genomic scaffold, UrsArc2.0 scaffold_15, whole genome shotgun sequence genomic region harbors:
- the C1QTNF2 gene encoding complement C1q tumor necrosis factor-related protein 2, translating to MIPWVLLACALPCAADPLLGAFARRDFQKGSPQLVCSLPGPQGPPGPPGAPGPSGMVGRMGFPGKDGQDGQDGDRGDSGEEGPPGRTGNRGKQGPKGKAGAIGRAGPRGPKGVSGAPGKHGTPGKKGPKGRKGEPGLPGPCSCGSGRAKSAFSVAVTKSYPRERLPIKFDKILMNEGGHYNASSGKFVCGVPGIYYFTYDITLANKHLAIGLVHNGQYRIRTFDANTGNHDVASGSTILALKQGDEVWLQIFYSEQNGLFYDPYWTDSLFTGFLIYADQDNPNEV from the exons ATGATCCCTTGGGTCCTCTTGGCCTGCGCCCTCCCTTGTGCAGCAGACCCGCTGCTTGGTGCCTTCGCCCGCAGGGACTTCCAAAAGGGCTCCCCTCAACTTGTCTgcagcctccctggcccccagGGCCCACCaggccccccaggagccccagggccctCAGGAATGGTGGGAAGAATGGGCTTTCCTGGAAAAGACGGCCAGGATGGCCAGGACGGGGATCGGGGAGACAGCGGAGAGGAAG GTCCACCTGGCCGGACAGGTAACCGGGGGAAGCAAGGACCAAAGGGCAAAGCCGGGGCCATTGGGCGGGCTGGCCCCCGCGGCCCCAAGGGGGTCAGTGGTGCCCCGGGGAAGCACGGCACACCAGGAAAGAAGGGACCCAAGGGCAGGAAGGGGGAGCCGGGCCTCCCAGGCCCCTGCAGCTGTGGCAGCGGCCGCGCCAAGTCTGCCTTCTCAGTGGCCGTGACCAAGAGTTACCCAAGGGAGCGGCTCCCCATCAAGTTTGACAAGATCCTGATGAACGAGGGCGGCCACTACAACGCATCCAGTGGCAAGTTCGTCTGCGGCGTGCCGGGCATCTACTACTTCACCTACGACATCACGCTGGCCAACAAGCACCTGGCCATCGGCCTGGTGCACAACGGCCAGTACCGCATCCGGACCTTCGATGCCAACACGGGCAACCATGACGTGGCCTCGGGCTCCACCATCCTGGCTCTGAAGCAGGGCGATGAGGTCTGGCTGCAGATCTTCTACTCAGAGCAGAATGGGCTTTTCTACGACCCTTACTGGACCGACAGCCTCTTCACGGGCTTCCTCATCTACGCCGACCAGGACAACCCCAATGAGGTGTAG